In Nonomuraea sp. NBC_00507, the following are encoded in one genomic region:
- a CDS encoding ABC transporter permease, whose amino-acid sequence MAARKGWVVGLLALPAVVFFLVFNYLPMAGLVVAFKEFDVNLGIFDSPWNGLENFTYFLESGDAARILFNTLFLNVLFLGATLAAGIILAIMLNEIRSTFFKRASQSVVFFPYFVSPVVISIILQVLLAGASGGGGAVNDALSGFGFPAVDWYTEPGPWPWILTVVKIWQLGGYLSVIFLAAITGIPEEVYEAGMIDGASRAQMAWRITLPLLKPTAAVLLVLGVGRIFYGDFGTIYAIIGDNGTLFDNTDVIDTYVFRALRQLGDFGTTAAIGLFQSVVGFILVVIAVLIQRKYSKETSIL is encoded by the coding sequence GTGGCGGCCCGCAAGGGCTGGGTGGTCGGGCTGCTCGCGCTGCCGGCGGTCGTCTTCTTCTTGGTCTTCAACTACCTGCCGATGGCCGGCCTGGTGGTGGCGTTCAAGGAGTTCGACGTCAACCTGGGCATCTTCGACAGCCCGTGGAACGGGCTGGAGAACTTCACCTACTTCCTGGAGTCCGGGGACGCGGCGAGGATCCTGTTCAACACCCTGTTCCTCAACGTGTTGTTCCTCGGGGCGACGCTGGCCGCCGGGATCATCCTGGCGATCATGCTGAACGAGATCCGCAGCACTTTCTTCAAGCGGGCCTCCCAGTCGGTCGTCTTCTTCCCCTACTTCGTCTCCCCGGTCGTGATCAGCATCATCCTGCAGGTGCTGCTCGCCGGGGCGTCCGGTGGGGGAGGGGCGGTCAACGACGCTCTGAGCGGTTTCGGATTCCCCGCGGTGGACTGGTACACCGAGCCGGGGCCGTGGCCGTGGATCTTGACCGTGGTGAAGATCTGGCAGCTCGGCGGCTACCTGAGCGTGATCTTCCTGGCCGCGATCACCGGCATCCCCGAGGAGGTCTACGAGGCCGGGATGATCGACGGCGCCTCGCGGGCGCAGATGGCCTGGCGCATCACGCTGCCGCTGCTGAAGCCCACCGCGGCGGTGCTGCTGGTGCTGGGTGTGGGTCGGATCTTCTACGGCGACTTCGGCACCATCTACGCGATCATCGGCGACAACGGCACGTTGTTCGACAACACCGACGTCATCGACACCTACGTCTTCCGCGCCCTGCGCCAACTCGGCGACTTCGGCACCACCGCGGCGATCGGCCTGTTCCAGTCGGTGGTCGGATTCATCCTCGTGGTGATCGCGGTGCTGATCCAGCGCAAGTACTCGAAGGAGACGAGCATCCTATGA
- a CDS encoding carbohydrate ABC transporter permease, protein MSTRKLEPFTVVSVIGVSLAVLACAVPFWMIISGSFTSETQLATTGYSFFPDFDFTAYKMIFTGPAVLNAYLASLFITFVGTALSLAVTSGLSWVIARRIPGISRPLTIYSYLPMLFSGGLVPLYLLVTQYLHLQNSYFAVILPLLVMPFLVFVQVSAFRQLPESIFESAKIDGAGELRIFFTIALPLSKPILAVVGLFYAVHYWNDWFMALLFIDDVHKFPLPLVLQNLISNISFTAMLPQLAEAATPVYQLRLALTTVAIGPILLAYPFAQRYFVKGITLGATKG, encoded by the coding sequence ATGAGCACCAGAAAGCTGGAGCCGTTCACCGTCGTCAGCGTGATCGGCGTCTCCCTCGCCGTGCTGGCCTGCGCCGTGCCCTTCTGGATGATCATCTCGGGGTCGTTCACGAGCGAGACGCAGCTGGCCACCACCGGCTACAGCTTCTTCCCGGACTTCGACTTCACCGCCTACAAGATGATCTTCACCGGGCCCGCGGTGCTGAACGCCTACCTCGCCAGCCTCTTCATCACCTTCGTGGGCACGGCGCTGTCCCTGGCGGTGACCTCGGGGCTGAGCTGGGTGATCGCCCGCCGGATTCCCGGGATCAGCCGGCCGCTGACGATCTACTCGTACCTGCCGATGCTCTTCTCCGGCGGCCTGGTGCCGCTCTATCTGCTGGTGACGCAGTACCTTCACCTGCAGAACAGCTACTTCGCGGTCATCCTGCCGCTGCTGGTGATGCCGTTCCTGGTCTTCGTCCAGGTCAGCGCCTTCCGCCAGCTGCCCGAGTCGATTTTCGAGTCAGCCAAGATCGACGGTGCCGGCGAGCTGCGCATCTTCTTCACGATCGCGCTGCCGCTGTCCAAGCCGATCCTGGCCGTCGTCGGTCTCTTCTACGCCGTGCACTACTGGAACGACTGGTTCATGGCGTTGCTGTTCATCGACGACGTGCACAAGTTCCCGCTCCCGCTCGTCCTGCAGAACCTGATCTCCAACATCTCGTTCACCGCGATGCTGCCGCAGCTGGCCGAGGCGGCCACCCCCGTCTACCAGCTCCGGCTCGCCCTCACCACCGTCGCCATCGGTCCGATCCTGCTCGCCTACCCCTTCGCCCAGCGCTACTTCGTCAAGGGCATCACCCTCGGTGCCACCAAGGGCTGA